A region of Reichenbachiella carrageenanivorans DNA encodes the following proteins:
- a CDS encoding alpha/beta hydrolase encodes MKKLIQLYFRFLSSLSPKLAANQAFELFQKPLNKKIRKKELPFYETAKSFSLKHQQEDIQCYELGDPTHPLVLMVHGWESNAASLSAIATPLAEAGHHVILFNLPAHGYSKLKKTNIKRCKDVFLAVVAHLQPKGRFSIISHSFGSAVTSFALSKSSYAVDQLIFLTSPNEITNIFKEFANFIGLSQKSFHHLCRKAEAILHEPLDHLKVEGLGNKIDYQNLLIIHDKDDKIIPKSNAEEITKQWANADLKLIEKTGHYKMLWNDQVIDHIVWSLTKNKEEHLKKMIYATAF; translated from the coding sequence ATGAAAAAATTGATCCAGCTTTATTTCCGTTTCCTCTCCTCATTGTCACCTAAACTTGCAGCGAATCAAGCCTTCGAACTCTTTCAGAAACCACTGAATAAAAAAATTCGCAAAAAAGAACTTCCATTTTATGAGACAGCCAAGTCTTTCTCCCTCAAACACCAGCAAGAAGATATTCAATGCTATGAGCTGGGCGACCCCACCCATCCACTGGTACTGATGGTACATGGTTGGGAGTCTAATGCGGCTAGTCTTTCTGCTATCGCCACCCCATTGGCAGAGGCCGGTCATCACGTGATACTATTCAATTTGCCTGCTCACGGCTACTCCAAGCTCAAGAAAACCAACATTAAAAGATGTAAGGATGTTTTTTTAGCTGTTGTGGCTCACCTCCAGCCTAAAGGTCGTTTTTCGATAATATCACATTCCTTTGGCTCTGCAGTTACTTCATTTGCCCTATCTAAAAGCTCCTATGCCGTCGATCAGCTGATATTCTTAACAAGCCCCAATGAAATCACAAACATCTTTAAGGAATTTGCAAACTTCATAGGCTTAAGCCAAAAGTCATTTCATCACCTATGCCGCAAAGCAGAAGCTATCCTACACGAGCCACTAGATCACCTCAAAGTAGAGGGACTTGGCAACAAAATAGATTACCAAAATCTACTGATCATTCATGACAAGGATGACAAAATCATCCCTAAATCTAACGCCGAAGAAATAACCAAACAATGGGCTAACGCTGACTTGAAACTGATCGAAAAAACCGGTCACTATAAGATGCTCTGGAATGACCAAGTGATCGACCATATCGTCTGGAGTCTAACAAAGAACAAGGAAGAGCATTTGAAAAAAATGATCTATGCCACAGCTTTTTAA
- a CDS encoding zinc dependent phospholipase C family protein, with product MKKNLLLFVLVFASLGLSSYRWGFYAHRRINRLAVFTMPPELIGFYKMHIVYLTENAINPDQRRYAVDGEAPRHYIDLDVYGDSALQVVPHNWFDAVEKYTEDTLQAYGIVPWHITLMKYQLTKAFEARDLDRILRYSADIGHYIGDSNVPLHTTENYNGQLTGQYGIHGFWESRLPELYADDYDFFVGKAEYVANVQERAWAAVTEAHLAMDSVLLFEKELSKRFSESKKYSYEERGNTTIKVYSQKYSHAYDQMLDGMVERRMRASIKMVGDIWFTCWVDAGQPDVNELKALGLDEKGKKKLEEEKKEWEKRTVKSREHN from the coding sequence TTGAAAAAGAACCTTCTTCTCTTCGTATTAGTCTTTGCTAGTTTGGGTTTGTCTTCCTATCGTTGGGGGTTTTATGCACATCGTAGGATCAATCGTTTGGCGGTTTTCACCATGCCTCCTGAGTTGATTGGTTTTTATAAAATGCACATCGTCTATCTCACCGAGAATGCCATTAACCCTGATCAGCGACGCTATGCTGTAGATGGGGAAGCACCAAGACATTATATCGACCTAGATGTTTATGGAGATAGTGCATTGCAGGTGGTGCCGCACAATTGGTTCGACGCCGTAGAGAAGTATACCGAAGATACGTTGCAGGCCTATGGCATTGTGCCTTGGCATATCACTTTGATGAAATATCAGTTGACGAAGGCGTTTGAGGCGCGTGATCTGGACCGTATACTACGCTACTCGGCAGATATCGGTCATTATATTGGCGATAGCAATGTGCCACTTCACACTACTGAAAACTACAATGGCCAGCTGACAGGCCAATATGGTATACATGGCTTTTGGGAGTCGAGGTTGCCCGAGTTGTATGCCGACGATTATGATTTTTTTGTGGGCAAAGCCGAGTATGTAGCCAATGTGCAGGAGCGGGCTTGGGCGGCAGTTACAGAGGCACATTTGGCTATGGATTCTGTTTTGCTTTTTGAAAAGGAGTTGTCAAAGCGATTTTCGGAGAGTAAAAAATATTCGTATGAGGAACGAGGAAACACTACGATCAAGGTCTATTCTCAAAAATATTCACATGCTTATGATCAAATGCTCGATGGCATGGTAGAGCGCAGGATGAGAGCTAGTATCAAGATGGTTGGGGATATTTGGTTTACCTGCTGGGTAGATGCTGGTCAGCCAGATGTGAATGAACTCAAAGCACTTGGCTTGGATGAAAAGGGGAAGAAAAAGCTTGAAGAAGAAAAAAAAGAATGGGAAAAACGGACAGTTAAAAGTAGGGAACATAATTAA
- a CDS encoding D-alanyl-D-alanine carboxypeptidase/D-alanyl-D-alanine-endopeptidase, translating to MKLIRALTFLIITSILLPACVGFKTKISQNQLKKSLEKSATFNSHLTGFALYDPLDSNFLYTWNENKYFTPASNTKLLTFYAGLTLLRDSVPALKYKLKGDSLFFTGTGDPTFLHPDFEDQPIFEMLKDTTHSLHYVESVLEDEKFAPGWSWEDYEYYFQPERSAFPIYGNTIRYVYDSIQDQFHVTPSFFADFAEIRPIDSEKVVPNRLKRTNIFSFAPDSGRSTYKNAVPFLTSDELTVALLEDTLKRKIHWVEDFVFDSSKLAYSRPVNQLFAFMLKRSDNLAAEQILYLCASEMRMPLAADPILRFTQNENLRISPYPPIWKDGSGLSRYNLMTPKTMIGVLNYISTEIPIDEMKQLLAVGGVDGTLKNWYKPLDEEAPYVFAKTGTLSNIHNLTGVIRTKSGRDLFVSFMNNNYPSSSRPVKLEMEKVMRLIYERF from the coding sequence ATGAAGCTAATTCGTGCACTGACCTTTTTGATCATTACCTCCATTTTACTACCTGCCTGTGTAGGGTTCAAAACCAAAATCAGTCAAAATCAGCTCAAAAAAAGCCTCGAAAAATCAGCCACTTTCAATAGTCATCTCACAGGATTTGCGCTTTATGATCCCCTAGACAGCAACTTCCTCTACACTTGGAATGAAAACAAATACTTCACCCCAGCATCCAACACCAAATTACTCACCTTCTACGCAGGCCTTACGCTCCTGCGAGACTCTGTGCCTGCGCTGAAATACAAACTCAAAGGCGATTCTTTGTTTTTCACTGGTACAGGCGATCCCACTTTCTTACACCCCGACTTCGAAGATCAACCGATCTTTGAGATGCTAAAAGACACAACTCACAGCCTCCATTATGTGGAGTCGGTACTCGAAGATGAAAAATTCGCACCCGGCTGGTCTTGGGAAGACTACGAATACTATTTCCAACCTGAGCGATCAGCCTTTCCTATCTATGGCAATACGATCAGGTATGTCTACGATTCGATTCAAGACCAATTTCACGTAACGCCTTCCTTTTTCGCCGACTTTGCTGAAATACGGCCGATCGATTCCGAAAAAGTAGTACCTAATCGACTCAAGCGCACCAACATTTTTAGCTTTGCACCAGACTCTGGACGCAGCACATACAAAAACGCTGTTCCTTTCCTGACCTCTGACGAACTAACCGTAGCTCTGCTCGAAGACACACTTAAACGTAAAATACATTGGGTAGAGGATTTCGTATTTGATAGCTCAAAACTAGCATACAGCCGCCCAGTCAACCAGCTCTTTGCCTTCATGCTCAAACGCAGCGACAATCTGGCTGCAGAGCAAATCCTCTACCTCTGTGCTTCGGAAATGAGAATGCCACTAGCGGCAGATCCTATCCTTCGATTCACACAAAATGAAAACCTACGTATCAGTCCTTATCCCCCCATTTGGAAAGATGGCAGCGGCCTCTCCCGATACAATCTCATGACTCCCAAAACAATGATTGGAGTTTTAAACTATATATCCACGGAGATTCCTATTGATGAAATGAAGCAGCTACTAGCTGTAGGCGGTGTGGATGGCACTCTCAAAAACTGGTATAAGCCTCTAGACGAAGAAGCACCTTATGTATTTGCCAAAACTGGTACGCTAAGCAACATCCATAACCTGACAGGCGTCATCCGAACCAAATCTGGCCGAGACTTGTTCGTCAGCTTTATGAACAACAACTATCCTTCTAGTTCTAGGCCTGTCAAACTCGAAATGGAAAAAGTAATGCGGCTCATTTATGAGCGATTTTAG
- a CDS encoding MarR family winged helix-turn-helix transcriptional regulator, producing MEENSFSELDKTILPWLGRTMKALDHFLNDQFESHGLNLTKAQFVVLKVLSHQSSIAQNNLAFITNRDKTSLTRLIDTMEKKGLVIRSSDPNDKRIKLVSITTEGKSSVKTAIPMLHETIKKIQTDIDPADLQTTIEVFKKISKNINADELTAPINQ from the coding sequence ATGGAAGAAAATTCATTCTCAGAATTGGACAAAACAATACTGCCTTGGCTAGGCCGTACGATGAAAGCTTTAGATCACTTTCTAAATGACCAATTTGAATCCCATGGTCTCAATCTTACCAAAGCACAATTCGTTGTGCTCAAAGTTCTCTCCCATCAAAGTAGTATCGCCCAAAATAACCTTGCCTTTATTACCAACCGTGACAAAACTTCACTCACCAGACTAATAGACACCATGGAAAAGAAAGGGCTGGTGATAAGATCTTCCGATCCTAATGACAAAAGAATCAAGCTGGTAAGCATCACTACAGAGGGGAAATCAAGTGTAAAAACAGCAATCCCTATGCTCCATGAGACTATAAAAAAGATACAAACCGACATTGACCCAGCTGACCTACAGACGACAATCGAAGTATTTAAAAAAATAAGTAAGAATATAAATGCTGACGAGCTCACAGCTCCTATCAATCAATAA
- a CDS encoding efflux RND transporter periplasmic adaptor subunit: MKRQLSIVAGVVIIVGGFFGSQMIMNSKKDQRPPAQKTLSTVFTQKVKNQNISVSLIENGRLIAKRKADLYAEVQGVMEPTSKAFKPGIKYNKGETLVNIRSNDAYVNLLAQKSVLQNLVTSILPDLRLDYPEAYSKWNAYVSHFDIEAPIAKLPETSSEKEKYFITGKNIYTTYYNTKNLEILQGKYKIRAPYTGVLTETLVNPGTVIRTGQKLGEFIDPSVYELEVAISQSMLPALSIGKKVKVTNPNAGDKTWTGRVSRINGKVDATTQTVQVYIEVASDDLKEGIYLEAEISGEEIANAVELDRKLLVEGDKIYTVEDNKLKLLPVDIAHKTDKTVVVTNLKDGTEITSKIIPGAFEGMEVKISTQN; this comes from the coding sequence ATGAAAAGACAACTATCTATCGTAGCAGGTGTAGTGATCATCGTAGGGGGATTTTTCGGATCCCAAATGATCATGAATAGCAAAAAGGATCAGAGACCTCCGGCTCAAAAAACCTTAAGTACTGTATTTACCCAAAAGGTAAAAAACCAAAACATCAGTGTGAGTCTCATCGAAAATGGCAGACTAATAGCCAAAAGAAAAGCAGATCTGTATGCCGAAGTACAAGGGGTGATGGAACCTACAAGCAAAGCTTTTAAACCAGGTATCAAGTACAACAAAGGTGAAACACTCGTTAATATAAGAAGCAACGACGCTTATGTAAACTTGCTTGCGCAAAAAAGTGTTTTGCAAAATTTGGTCACCAGTATATTGCCTGACCTCAGATTAGACTACCCAGAGGCCTACTCCAAATGGAATGCTTATGTCTCCCATTTTGATATAGAAGCTCCTATAGCCAAGCTCCCTGAGACTTCGTCCGAAAAAGAGAAATATTTCATCACGGGTAAGAACATCTATACCACATACTACAACACCAAAAATCTGGAAATCCTGCAAGGCAAGTATAAAATCCGCGCACCATATACTGGTGTACTTACAGAAACTTTAGTAAACCCAGGGACAGTAATCCGCACAGGCCAAAAGCTGGGCGAATTTATCGACCCCTCGGTATATGAGTTAGAAGTGGCCATTAGTCAATCCATGCTGCCAGCACTATCTATAGGCAAAAAGGTAAAAGTAACTAACCCTAACGCTGGAGATAAAACATGGACAGGCAGAGTCTCTCGTATCAACGGTAAAGTAGACGCTACCACACAAACAGTACAAGTATACATCGAAGTAGCTAGTGATGACTTGAAGGAAGGCATCTACCTAGAAGCCGAAATCTCAGGTGAAGAAATCGCCAATGCTGTAGAGCTTGACAGAAAACTCCTCGTAGAAGGCGATAAAATATACACAGTAGAAGACAATAAACTCAAACTTCTCCCTGTAGACATCGCCCATAAGACAGACAAAACGGTCGTCGTTACCAACCTAAAGGATGGCACTGAGATCACCTCCAAAATCATCCCAGGTGCATTCGAAGGCATGGAAGTCAAAATCTCAACTCAAAATTAA
- a CDS encoding efflux RND transporter permease subunit, whose amino-acid sequence MQKIIDHFIKYSVAGWVLVIAFTFLGTVGFLNLKSSFFPLVESRIISVNVTYPGASPQEMEEGIVLKIEDNIRGLVGIDRFTSTSSENSASISIEVLKGYDIDAVLADVKNAVDRIPSFPVGMEPAIISKGIFITEAVTMAISGTNIPLTALKTIARDVETDLKNLEGISQVEVTGYPEEEIEIAVNEDKLRAYNLTFQQVASAVSSTNILVTGGTIKTATEEYLIRVSNRRYHGDELDHIIVKATSSGELVRLMDVAEVRDRWSETPDRSYYNGESSVRIQVNATISEDLIDVAEKTKAYIAKFNEEHDNVQIHITRDSSITIIQRSELLLTNGVQGMLLVLFFLAIFLKPRLAFWVAFGLPISFFGMFMLAGFFGVTINVLSLFGMIIVIGILVDDGIVIAENIYHHYEKGKSPIQAAREGTAEVIPAISSAILTTLVAFSTFFYLEGRIGEFFGEVSTIVILTLSVSLIEALIILPAHVAHSKALSKDQKSYIFNRVADRFMAWVRDKVYGPILTFFLQHRVLGFAIPIFLFLLTIGSIGGGIIRVTFFPQIASDRISVSLKMPQGTHESITDSIIAHIENVAWEVGKEFDSQQEKDAIENIVRRMGPGTSTASLNINLLAGEDRNFPSHEMTSVLRDRVGPIHGAESAVFGSGGNFGGKPISLALLSDNIEELKGAKQMMKTYLQSNPLVKDIEDNDPQGIKEIKITLKDGAYAMGFRLNDVISQVRSGFFGFQAQRFQRRRDEIKVWVRYDKEERSSIKNLDDMRIVNASGDRVPLREIVNYEIARGEISINHLNGKREIRIEGDLKDPKTSATDIMNTVKAEMLPELKAKYPHVTAEFEGQNREANKTTASANAVLPIIIFSIFVIIAFTFRSISQPFLLLLMIPFSLIGVAWGHWIHDFPINILSFLGIIALIGIVVNDGLVLIGKMNAYLKEGMAYEEALISAGKSRFRAIFLTSITTVAGLTPLIFETSRQAQFLIPMAIAVAYGIILATVLTLIMLPMMLSTGNTIKVYTIWLWTGTKPTPEEVERAVKELKVENED is encoded by the coding sequence ATGCAGAAGATAATAGATCACTTTATTAAGTATTCGGTAGCAGGTTGGGTGTTAGTCATCGCCTTTACCTTTCTGGGTACTGTTGGATTTCTCAATTTGAAATCCTCCTTTTTCCCATTGGTAGAAAGCCGTATTATCTCGGTCAACGTGACTTACCCTGGCGCCTCTCCCCAAGAAATGGAAGAAGGAATTGTACTCAAAATAGAAGACAACATCCGTGGGCTTGTAGGTATTGATAGATTCACCTCTACATCGTCCGAAAACTCAGCCTCTATAAGTATAGAAGTACTAAAAGGCTACGACATAGATGCCGTACTCGCTGATGTGAAAAATGCTGTAGACAGAATCCCCTCCTTTCCTGTAGGCATGGAGCCGGCGATTATTTCCAAGGGCATATTCATTACCGAAGCCGTAACTATGGCAATCAGTGGCACCAACATACCACTCACTGCCCTTAAAACCATTGCCAGAGATGTAGAAACAGACCTTAAAAATCTGGAAGGTATCTCTCAGGTCGAAGTGACTGGATATCCTGAAGAAGAAATTGAAATCGCTGTCAATGAAGACAAATTGCGAGCGTACAACCTTACTTTTCAGCAAGTGGCTAGTGCCGTTTCCTCTACCAACATTCTGGTAACAGGTGGAACAATCAAAACCGCTACAGAAGAATACCTGATCCGTGTAAGCAACCGCCGTTACCATGGCGACGAGCTAGATCACATCATTGTAAAAGCTACCTCTTCTGGAGAATTAGTTCGACTGATGGATGTAGCCGAAGTACGTGACAGATGGTCGGAAACTCCAGATCGATCTTACTACAACGGGGAAAGTTCCGTGAGAATACAGGTAAATGCCACCATCTCAGAAGACCTCATTGATGTAGCAGAAAAAACCAAGGCCTACATTGCCAAGTTCAACGAAGAACATGACAATGTACAAATCCACATTACTCGAGATTCGTCTATCACAATCATACAGCGTTCGGAACTACTACTTACTAACGGTGTACAAGGCATGCTACTTGTCCTGTTCTTTTTAGCCATTTTCTTAAAGCCAAGATTGGCTTTTTGGGTTGCCTTCGGGTTACCTATATCATTCTTTGGCATGTTTATGCTGGCTGGCTTTTTTGGTGTCACCATCAACGTACTATCGCTCTTCGGGATGATCATCGTAATCGGTATTTTGGTAGATGATGGTATCGTAATCGCAGAAAACATCTATCATCATTATGAAAAAGGGAAAAGCCCGATACAAGCGGCCAGAGAAGGCACAGCAGAAGTCATCCCTGCTATTTCTTCTGCCATCCTAACCACCCTCGTGGCATTCTCTACTTTCTTTTACCTCGAAGGAAGAATTGGAGAATTTTTCGGTGAAGTGTCTACCATTGTGATTCTCACATTAAGTGTATCTCTTATAGAAGCACTGATCATTCTACCTGCTCACGTGGCACATTCCAAAGCACTATCGAAAGATCAGAAATCATATATATTCAACCGTGTAGCCGATCGTTTCATGGCTTGGGTACGAGACAAAGTGTATGGGCCTATTCTCACCTTTTTCTTACAACACAGAGTACTGGGTTTCGCTATTCCCATTTTCTTGTTCTTACTCACCATTGGCTCTATCGGTGGTGGTATCATCCGTGTCACTTTCTTCCCTCAGATTGCCAGCGATAGGATTTCGGTTTCTTTGAAAATGCCACAAGGCACGCATGAATCGATTACGGACTCGATCATTGCACACATTGAAAACGTAGCATGGGAAGTAGGCAAAGAATTTGACAGCCAACAAGAAAAAGACGCCATCGAAAATATAGTGAGACGTATGGGGCCTGGCACCTCTACTGCCTCCCTCAATATCAATCTATTGGCGGGGGAAGATCGAAATTTCCCATCGCACGAAATGACTTCTGTTTTGCGAGATAGAGTAGGTCCTATACATGGTGCCGAAAGTGCAGTATTTGGCTCTGGTGGCAACTTTGGCGGAAAGCCAATTTCTCTGGCACTCCTCAGCGACAATATCGAGGAACTGAAAGGTGCCAAACAGATGATGAAAACTTACCTACAGTCCAATCCGCTCGTGAAGGATATTGAAGACAACGACCCTCAAGGGATCAAAGAAATCAAAATCACGCTAAAAGATGGTGCCTATGCTATGGGCTTCCGATTGAATGATGTGATCAGTCAGGTACGGTCAGGTTTTTTCGGCTTCCAAGCCCAAAGATTTCAAAGAAGAAGAGACGAAATCAAAGTCTGGGTACGATACGACAAAGAAGAACGCTCATCGATCAAAAATCTAGATGATATGAGAATCGTAAATGCCTCTGGCGATCGAGTACCACTAAGAGAGATCGTGAATTACGAAATAGCTAGAGGAGAAATCTCTATCAATCACTTGAATGGCAAACGAGAAATCAGAATAGAAGGAGATCTCAAAGACCCTAAAACAAGTGCAACAGACATCATGAACACGGTAAAAGCCGAAATGCTCCCAGAGCTCAAGGCAAAATATCCACATGTGACAGCAGAATTTGAAGGACAAAATAGAGAAGCCAATAAGACTACTGCTTCTGCCAATGCTGTTTTGCCCATCATCATCTTCTCCATCTTTGTGATCATTGCCTTTACATTTAGGTCGATCAGTCAGCCGTTTTTACTATTGCTCATGATCCCATTCAGTTTGATTGGAGTGGCATGGGGACACTGGATTCATGATTTCCCTATCAACATCCTCTCGTTCTTAGGTATCATCGCACTGATCGGTATCGTGGTGAATGACGGCTTGGTACTCATCGGCAAAATGAACGCCTATCTCAAAGAAGGCATGGCCTATGAAGAAGCATTGATTTCTGCTGGTAAGTCAAGATTTAGAGCTATTTTCCTAACCTCTATCACTACTGTGGCAGGACTTACTCCGTTGATTTTCGAAACCAGCCGACAGGCACAGTTTCTAATCCCCATGGCCATCGCTGTGGCATACGGCATCATACTGGCCACGGTACTGACCCTCATCATGCTCCCCATGATGCTATCCACTGGCAACACCATAAAGGTATATACCATCTGGCTATGGACAGGGACCAAGCCTACACCAGAAGAAGTAGAAAGAGCTGTAAAAGAATTAAAAGTTGAAAATGAAGATTAA
- a CDS encoding TolC family protein produces the protein MKINKLIYIATGWLLIGTPLHAQEMLTKSDAVSIALENNFDIRAANNDLEISENSAKITNSGYLPNVSGSAGTNFSRTNSDLTLTDGSSTTINGAPSSDASASLNLDYTVFDGFGRMYDYKKLKENYNLSDLQSRAVMENTLVNLFVSYYEIARLSENELNQKQTLDISRERWLRAKYSFEFGQNSQLDILNAEVDYNTDSINYLTIVQQLKNEKRNLNLLMGRDVSITFDVDTLIIFEENLDYEVLNALAMEKNATLNIEQGLLRNSHYDIKVASSSMIPKIGLNSSYGWNKNKFAPGNFLSERQSTSLNIGASLTWNIFDGGLSNTRRQNAKLAAENQLINVERTELDLERQMQNAWTVYQTALFVLQAEKKNLETNYRNFDRSKEQYGFGQITSIEFRQAQFNLLTANLNYNQAKYSAKIAELVLLQLSGTILEAQF, from the coding sequence ATGAAGATTAATAAGCTAATATATATAGCCACTGGATGGCTCTTGATCGGTACGCCGCTCCATGCGCAAGAGATGCTCACGAAGTCCGATGCCGTGTCGATCGCGCTCGAAAACAACTTCGATATTCGGGCGGCCAACAACGACTTGGAGATTTCTGAAAATAGCGCCAAGATCACCAACAGTGGGTACTTACCCAATGTCTCTGGGTCAGCTGGCACCAATTTTTCTCGAACCAATTCGGATCTGACACTTACCGATGGCTCTAGTACGACGATCAACGGAGCACCTTCATCAGACGCCAGTGCATCACTCAATCTCGACTACACGGTATTCGATGGATTTGGTAGAATGTACGATTATAAAAAGCTGAAGGAAAATTACAACCTGAGTGATCTTCAATCACGGGCTGTCATGGAAAACACATTGGTCAATCTATTTGTGTCTTACTACGAAATCGCGAGGCTTTCAGAAAATGAGCTTAACCAAAAGCAGACGCTAGACATATCGAGAGAGCGATGGCTCAGGGCCAAATACAGTTTCGAATTCGGTCAAAATAGCCAGCTTGACATCTTGAATGCCGAGGTAGATTACAATACGGACAGTATTAATTACCTGACTATAGTCCAACAATTGAAAAACGAAAAGCGGAATCTTAATCTACTCATGGGAAGGGATGTAAGCATTACTTTTGATGTCGACACCCTGATTATTTTTGAAGAAAATCTAGATTATGAAGTATTGAATGCTTTGGCTATGGAAAAAAATGCCACTCTCAATATAGAGCAAGGTTTACTGAGAAATTCTCATTACGACATCAAAGTAGCCAGTTCATCTATGATTCCAAAAATCGGCCTCAATTCATCTTATGGATGGAATAAGAACAAATTTGCCCCTGGCAACTTCTTGTCCGAAAGGCAATCGACCTCTCTCAACATAGGTGCTTCGCTGACATGGAATATTTTCGATGGTGGCTTATCCAATACCCGACGGCAAAATGCCAAACTGGCCGCCGAAAATCAGCTGATCAATGTAGAACGCACTGAGCTAGATCTGGAACGCCAGATGCAAAACGCATGGACCGTATACCAAACGGCACTCTTTGTACTACAAGCCGAAAAGAAAAACTTAGAAACCAATTATCGTAATTTCGACCGATCCAAAGAGCAATATGGTTTTGGACAGATTACTTCTATCGAGTTTCGACAGGCACAGTTCAACCTGCTTACTGCCAATCTGAACTACAACCAAGCCAAGTACAGCGCCAAAATCGCCGAATTGGTTTTGCTCCAGCTCAGTGGCACCATACTCGAGGCTCAATTTTAA
- a CDS encoding MFS transporter encodes MNKGQLNTRIILFSLWLLMFAASSQFFIMSPILSQIGEQLHIPESLRGTLITAYAITLGIIALITGPISDRIGRRKILLIGAGAMAVSLLMHQLAIDYWSMLGLRILAGLAGGILTGSCVAYIGDYFPCEKRGWANGVIATGSAAGQILGIPAGTVLAGEIGFFAPFQFFGFVMVFAFLLILWKLPQPQVSNSNCPLNLTHTIKKYWEILHIPSVKTIAMGYLLMFLSISSFIVYFPTWLENSFHANSYNIAVLFLIGGLATVFTGPISGMISDKTGRKQIIIFSNLLLVIIMPLSVFLLNMNHEMYYAVFFIIMLLIVARMIPFQALASEVIQDSQRGRMMSMTISIGQLGMAMGSGLSGLIYTQVGFIGNATLAAMASFLMAFLIQKFIPEKGLTVQGAKG; translated from the coding sequence ATGAACAAAGGTCAACTCAACACCAGAATCATATTGTTTTCGTTATGGCTCTTGATGTTTGCGGCTAGTAGCCAATTTTTCATCATGTCGCCCATCCTATCTCAAATAGGTGAGCAACTACACATTCCTGAATCGCTCCGCGGCACCTTAATCACTGCCTATGCCATCACGTTAGGCATTATAGCACTGATCACAGGCCCCATCTCGGACCGGATAGGCCGGCGCAAGATTTTACTGATCGGAGCGGGTGCCATGGCTGTCTCCTTGCTCATGCACCAGTTAGCCATAGACTATTGGTCTATGCTAGGGCTTCGTATTTTGGCAGGTTTGGCTGGCGGAATACTCACAGGCTCCTGTGTCGCTTATATTGGCGACTATTTCCCCTGCGAAAAGAGAGGCTGGGCCAATGGCGTGATTGCCACGGGCAGTGCTGCTGGTCAAATATTGGGCATACCTGCAGGCACAGTACTCGCTGGAGAAATAGGTTTTTTTGCCCCTTTTCAGTTTTTTGGATTTGTAATGGTCTTTGCCTTTTTGCTCATCCTATGGAAACTCCCCCAACCCCAAGTATCCAACTCCAACTGCCCACTAAACCTAACCCACACTATCAAAAAATATTGGGAAATCCTTCATATCCCCTCTGTCAAAACCATTGCGATGGGATACTTGCTTATGTTTCTGAGCATCTCGTCTTTCATTGTCTATTTCCCCACTTGGCTAGAAAATTCCTTTCATGCCAATAGCTATAATATAGCCGTACTCTTTTTGATTGGAGGCTTGGCTACAGTATTCACTGGACCTATATCAGGGATGATATCTGACAAGACAGGCCGAAAACAAATCATCATATTCTCTAACCTCCTCTTGGTTATTATCATGCCCCTGAGTGTATTTCTTTTAAATATGAATCATGAGATGTATTACGCTGTGTTTTTTATCATTATGCTACTCATAGTAGCCCGCATGATACCTTTTCAAGCCTTGGCTTCGGAAGTAATCCAAGACAGTCAGAGAGGCAGAATGATGAGCATGACTATTTCTATTGGCCAACTCGGCATGGCCATGGGCTCGGGGCTATCAGGATTGATCTATACTCAGGTAGGATTTATCGGCAATGCTACTCTGGCAGCCATGGCCTCATTCCTGATGGCTTTTCTTATCCAAAAATTCATTCCCGAAAAGGGTCTGACAGTTCAAGGTGCTAAGGGATAA